Within the Salvia hispanica cultivar TCC Black 2014 chromosome 4, UniMelb_Shisp_WGS_1.0, whole genome shotgun sequence genome, the region TCTCCAGTGCATTCTCTCCTGCCAGCTCTGCTCCTGCAAGTTTAGTTGCCATCTTGACTTGCCTGACTAGACCTTCCGGCGAGCAGTTAGCTTCGTTTGGTTGCTCTCCGTCCCTCATCTCCATACAAGTGAAGTTGAAGACTACACCATGTTTTGCCATCATTCTTGCTATCGGTAGATAGCCATCTCTATGCCTGGTATTGTAGTATCCTGCTGTTAGCTCTGCTGCATGAGACCTTGTCTTGTAATGCCAGTGAATCCCGGCCACTTTTCCGGATAGTTTGGCTCCACTGCcttgaaatattatatttgCTGCTCCGAGGATCTTTTCTCCATGGTCAAGTAGCTTACTGGAGTACCACTCCATGAAAAACTGCCCGTACTCACTATTCCATGTACCGTCCCTCTGAAAAAAGCCGGTATCTTCAGGAAACTGGTTGTATTGTCCAGCATCATGAGGCCCGCGTTGTCCCCATTCATCTTTCCCAACTGcctctgctgctgctgctagTGATGCTCTCATATACTGTTTTAGATACATAATTCAGTAATGACACACGAAGAATACGAGTCCATTTTGTGCTATAATCGTTAAGGAATCACCTTGTCATAGCACTGGAATTCCCCTATTCCAGGAAATCTCCAAGTGCCATTGCTTTCTGGATAGGAAGGGTATCTCAGCTCTCCACAGGGCCCCATCCCCACTTGAACTTCCTgattaaacaaaacaaattggATTTTTAGGATTTTCATAAGCCTAGAATGAACTAGTTACATCATAGGAAATATTTGAGCAAAGAGCACCAATCCAATAGCTTGtctcttatttcattttgcactACCATTGGAAGTCTTAATCATTGAGTGATTCAGTAAAAAGTGATGAGGAAAAGGTAATACAGATAGAAAAGATCTGGAAGCCTTACCACTACAACTTCTCCAATGTAGTCCTTGAATCTCTTTCTAAAACTACTCATGAAATCAGAATAGACCTGGATTGGTGTTCTTCCTCTAAGCACAGCTACTGAATCACAACCCAAGGATATATACTCGGGGTTGCGACGACCTGATTTATCCGTGTAGACAAGGTCAGGATTTTTGCTAATCTCTTCAAGTACCCATGGTGGTAGAGGAATACTGCAATGACAGAACCAGATAATAGTGTTAATCATGAGTATTCATCTTTATATATTCTGCTAAACTTATGCATAAAAAGTTAGATCAGATCAGAGAGAAAGAGGTAATATGATACTTACGAGCAAGAATCTCCAACATTTCCTCCACACTGATGAAAAGACATGACGACTTGAAGCTTCAAACCGACCTTCTTGACCATGTTCATGAGCTCAGCATAGCCTTCCCAGTTGTATTTCAGAGGTCCATCTTTTTCCACCAGTCCCCACCACACATCCACCATGACCCCTTCAACTCCTGAGGTTTTCAAGGCCATCAAACTAGCTAACATTGCTCTTGGTTTGTTAAGATTCCCTCCTAGAGATACCGTGTCAAGCGGTAGCATGACGAAAACAGGCACCCTCGAATTGCTGTGGCTATGAAGAGCTGTCATTCCATGAAGTTTCTCCACCAGCTCATTCATTGCTTCTGAATGGGAGGAGATTCCCTCTGCCGGTGAAAGTTGGGCTACATGCGTTGCTCGGAGCTGGCTTGATGGCTGTTTCGTCTGAGTAAAGCTAACTGCACTAGTGAATTCATCAGAAGCTCTAGAACTTCTGTTATCTTTGGATTTGATAAATGAGGTGGAAGAATGAAGTGTTAaagccattttttttttctgagaAAAGAGGTGTGGAAAGTATGAAGGGTGCTGGTgtttatatataaagataGATAACCTATTGCTGACACTAACAAGACAATTTTGGTGGGCTCTAgttttaagagaaaaaagtgcAAAAGATCAAACCTTTTCAAAGtcttcttttacatttttcacACATCATACAGTGTGAAAGAATCTGCTgtaatttcaagattttcctACATAAGATGCAGGATTGAAAATATGTTGTTTGACTTGATTATGTGGTAAGAAAGTTGCATAGTTATATTACAATGCATTCCGCCCTTGAAACTATCATACACATAAAATGTTGTCAATCACTTTGCTTTAACTTTGTTACATTTTAACTCTGAGTGTATTTACTTCCTCAATTGATATCAAGAAAGATATTTATTAGTGCCTCcagatatttatttatatttttggttgaGGAATCTATGTGGAAGAGGTTAAACCAAAGTGTTGAAGTAAAATTAGGTGTTTTGAGTCTCAGCCATATCTCTATGATGACTAATGAGTGGCTTTCTCTTTTTGTGGCCTTTGTTAAACAAGACTGAATATGAGTGGGTGAGAATAATCTgacattttgtaattttgtttgttaaattGTGTGTTAGGATAAGCATGAAAAAAGGATCTTCCTTTGGGCTGGAATTTGTGGCTCTAGCCAAAGTCTATGCTTGTTGTTTACGTAGTTAAGTCGGACAACCACTTGTTGCGCGTGCCTTTAACCGAGCGTATGCTGTTAGCGAGCTGCATTAAATGAGCTCGAAGCTTATACGATAGAGCCAAACTTGGAATAACTCAGGGGATGGCTAAGCTTGGTTCATTTACAACTCTAAAAGTGCTTCATATAGACAAACATCAAAACATATTAAAGTGTAGTATATGGTTTCCAAAAAgtgagagaaaatgaaaaaggtgtGCAGATATTGTTGGTGATCATAGTTTAGCAATTTGAttgtacaagaaaataaacaaaggcCAGCTGCCTAACATTGACAGTTTGGAGGGATTATTTCTTAGGTTTTGGATGTTAGCAATAAAAATGGTGTGGCAATGTGTACCATGACTTTATTTAGTGGTAGGAGAGGATCTTatctttattttgaaatttcctCCCACTCGcttttatagaaaattttcTCCACCCCGTAATTGCTATTTTTTCAATgattcattttcttgtttataGAAAGtgacaaatattattttcttagtgTTGAAACTTTGAtgataaagaataaaattttgctaTATTTTGTGGAGCAGAAAGTTGCATTTTACCAGGAGTCTTGGACCGGCAAATAGTATGAGTAGTATTGTTATCGGCAGGACTGGAGACAGAAACTCATATGGAGGGGCATTTAAAAGAGAAGCATttagtgaaaaattaaaacaaatttctaCGTTAAGTTATACATACACAGGGAAATATGAGTAGGGGCATTTACCTCTCCTACCTTAATGCTAGATCCGCCTTGGATCAACCCGATAACGATCCAAACCAATAAGGTTTAATCCGAACTCGACCTGTAAAGAAAACTCTAAACCTGAATCCAACCTGCTAcctccaaatccaaatccgaCACGTACACATTACAACCCTATTAACGACATGATATAATATGGGATGACAGGATATGCTAACAACATAACGACCAAATCTGATTTACATTATTAagatattactccctccgtccctaaagaGTATGAACAATGAGTtcgatacgagttttaataaataagggtaaaagagagtgagagagagagagagggggggggtagtgaaaataatgttattaGAGAGGGGGTTTCCACTTAATGGTAATGGTATAAAATGATGTGAATGAGTAATATGTTGTTTGGGTTTttcaaattagaaagttcatacttttcagggacgaacgaaaaagaaaatagttacTCTTTaaggacagagggagtacatgatTAAAACTCGATTTACGTTATTAAAACCTTATATTACACGATTAAACTTGATTTTCAAAACCTGATTTTCATGAACCTagagaataaaactaaaaaatatatatttttagagaataaaaataataatattatttttaatggtcACCTGAActcaacccaacccaacccgacccgaacCGAACCCAA harbors:
- the LOC125219018 gene encoding beta-amylase 3, chloroplastic-like — its product is MALTLHSSTSFIKSKDNRSSRASDEFTSAVSFTQTKQPSSQLRATHVAQLSPAEGISSHSEAMNELVEKLHGMTALHSHSNSRVPVFVMLPLDTVSLGGNLNKPRAMLASLMALKTSGVEGVMVDVWWGLVEKDGPLKYNWEGYAELMNMVKKVGLKLQVVMSFHQCGGNVGDSCSIPLPPWVLEEISKNPDLVYTDKSGRRNPEYISLGCDSVAVLRGRTPIQVYSDFMSSFRKRFKDYIGEVVVEVQVGMGPCGELRYPSYPESNGTWRFPGIGEFQCYDKYMRASLAAAAEAVGKDEWGQRGPHDAGQYNQFPEDTGFFQRDGTWNSEYGQFFMEWYSSKLLDHGEKILGAANIIFQGSGAKLSGKVAGIHWHYKTRSHAAELTAGYYNTRHRDGYLPIARMMAKHGVVFNFTCMEMRDGEQPNEANCSPEGLVRQVKMATKLAGAELAGENALERYDGGAFSQVLATSRSDSGNALSAFTYLRMNKRLFEADNWRNMVEFVRSMSEGGRTTRLPDSDRVGTDLYVGFIKQKNMRKESEAALV